The DNA sequence GCCTCGCGGTAGCGGCGGATCTCCCGGAGGGTCTCCGTGTCCTCGGGGAGGCCCATCCAGCCCAGCATGGCCCCCGGGGCTTTGTTCTTGGCCAAGAGGCGCTCCCGGGCTTCCAGAAGGTCTTTTTCGTAGACCTTCAGGGCCTTGGGGAAGCCTTTGAGGAAGCGGGTGTCCAGGCGGAGCATGGATCTATGCTACCCAAGAAGGGGAGGCCTGGGGGTAGGCTAAGGGCATGGGCTATGTGCCCCCGCCCACCCCCCAGTACGGCCTGGAGGAGGGCCCCGTCCTCCTCAAGGACGGGCGCACCGCCCTCCTGCGCCGGGCCACCCCCAAGGACCTCCCCCTCTTCGTGGAGTTCCTGGGGAGGCTTTCCCCCGCCTCCTTGCGCATGCGCTTCTTCTCCCCCATCTCCCCGGAGAAGGCGGCGGAGCTCCTCCTCTCCGCCAAACCCGAGGAGGAGAAGGTCACCCTCATCGTCCTCGCCGGGGAGCCCCAGAGGATCGTGGCCACGGGGGAGTACGTGCGGGCCAAGGGGGAGGAGGCCGCCGAGGTGGCCTTCCTGGTGGAGGACGCCTTCCAGGGCAAGGGCCTGGGGACCCTCCTTCTGGAAAGGCTGGCCCTCATCGCCGCCAAGCGGGGGGTGCGCCGCTTCCAGGCCTTCGTTTTGGCGGAAAACCGCCAGATGCTCAACGTCTTCACGGAAAGCGGCTTCCAGGTGAAGGCCCACCGGGACGGGGGGGAGGTGGAGGTGGAGTTCGAGATCCTCCTGGAGGAGAGGGCAGCGGAGCGCTTCGAGTGGCGGGAGAAGGTCTCCACCCTGGCCAGCCTGCACCCCTTCTTCTTCCCCCGGGGGGTGGCGGTGGTGGGGGCGAGCCGCGACCCGGAGAGCATCGGCTACCGGGTGCTGGAAAACCTCATCTTCGGCCGCTTCCAGGGACCCGTCTACCCGGTGAACGAGGCCATCGGCAAGGAAGGGGGGACGGTGGGCCCCCTCCTGGCCTACCCCAACGTGGAGAGCATCCCCGGCCCCGTGGACCTGGCGGTGATCGCCGTGCCCAAGGAGCGGGTGCTGGACGCTTTGGAGGCCTGCGGGAGGCGGGGGCTAAGGGGAGCCATCCTGCTCACCACGGGCTTCACGGAAAGGGAGGCCCGGGAGCTCGCCGACAAGGCCCGGCGCCTGGGCATGCGCCTTCTGGGCCCGGGCTCCCTGGGCCTCTTCCACACCCACCCCGAGGCCCGCCTGGCCGCGGGCCTGGCCCCCCTGCCCAGGCCCGGTCCCCTGGCCCTCTCCAGCCAGTCGGGTACCCTGGGGCGGGCGGTGATGGCCTACGCCGAGGGCATGGGCCTGGGGGTTTCCGCCTTCGTCTCCCTGGGGGCTAAGACGGACATATCTTCCAACGACCTCCTGCAGTTCTGGGAGGAGGACGAGCGCACGAGGGTGATCCTCCTCTACCTGGAGGGGTTCGGCAACCCCCGGCGCTTCTCCCGCCTGGCCCGCCGCATCGGCAAGAAGAAGCCCATCCTGGCGGTGCACCCCTCCCGCGACCCCCTGGTGCGGGCCCTCTTCGCCCAGGCCGGGGTGGTGCGGGCCAACAGCCTGGAGGAGGCCTTCGACGCCGCCGCCCTCCTCGCCCTGGGCCGCCTGCCCGGGAACAACCGGGTGTGCCTCATCTCCAACGCCTCCGGGCCTTCCAACCTGGCCCTGGAGGTCCTCAAGGAGGGGGGCCTGGAGGTGGAGCACGTGGACCTGGGTTCCACGGCCAGGGCGGAGGACTTCGCCCGTGCCCTGGAGGAAGCCCGGAGGAGCGAGGCGGGAAGCCTCTTCCTCCTCTTTGTCCCCATGGGCTTCATGAGCGAGGAGGAGTTCTTGGCCCTGGTGGAGAGGGCGGAAGGGGACAAGCTCTTCCTGGCCTGCTCCATGGGGGCCACAGGCCCCCGAGCCCGCCTCCTGGGCCAGGCGGCCCTCTTCCGCTTCCCCGAGTCCGCGGCCATCGCCCTGGCCCGGGCCTGGGCCTACCGGGCCTGGAGGGAGGAACCCCTCCACTTCCCCGACTTTCAGGACCTGCGCCTGGAGCAGGCCAGGCGGCTTGTGGAGGGAAAGAAGGCCCTCACGGAGGAGGAAGCCCGTTCCCTCCTCCAGGCCTTCGGCCTCCCCCTCGGGGACGGGGAGGGGCTCGCCCTCCGGCTCAGCGCCGAGCCCCACCCCCTCTTCGGCCCCGTCCTCACCCTCCTCCTTCCCACCCCCTTGGGGAACCAAGTCCTCGGGAAGAGGCTTTCCCCCCTCACGGAGGGGGATGCCCGGGAGCTCTTCCGCCCCCTGGAGGGAAAGGCGGACCCCGCCCCCTACCGGGAGATCGCCCTGCGGCTTTCCCGCCTTCTGGAGGAGCTCCCCCAGGTGGAGGGCGTCTCCTTGGACCTCGCAGGCCCCCGCGTCGCCCGCTTCGCCCTGCGCCTCCATGCGGATCCAAAGCCCCGCTAACCCCAAGGTGAAGGCCCTGGCCGCCCTCAAGGAGCGGCGGGAGCGGGAGAGGACCGGGCTCTTCCTGGTGGAGGGAAGGCGGGAGGTGGCGCGGGCCCTGGGGGCGGGCCTCCACCTGGAAGCCCTCCTCCTGGGGCCCAGGGCCACCCCGGAGGACCGCCTGCTGGCGGGGGAGGCCCCCCTCCTGGAGCTCTCCCAGGAGGCCATGGAACGGGTTTCCGTGCGCGAGAACCCGCCCCCCGTCATGGGGGTTTTCCGCATCCCGCAAAGGCGCCTGGCCGAGGTGCGCCTCCCCCAGGCCCCCTTGGTCCTGGTCCTGCTGGGCCTGGAGAAGCCCGGCAACCTGGGGGCCATCCTGCGCGCTGCGGACGGGGCGGGGGCCGACCTGGTCCTGGTGGCGGAAGGGGTGGACCTCTACAGCCCCCAGGCGGTCCGCAACTCCACGGGGGCGGCCTTCGCCCTGCCCGTCTACCCCGTTCCCGAGGGGGAGGCGGCCCGCTTCCTGGAGGGGGCGGGCCTCCCCCTGGTGGCCGCCACCCCCAGGGGGGAGAGGCTCTACTGGGAGGGGGACTACCGAGGGGGGGTGGCCTTCCTCCTGGGGGCCGAGGACCAGGGCCTTCCCGAGGCCTGGCTCGGGCGGGCCCAGGCCCGGGTGCGCATCCCCATGCGGGGGGTGGCGGACAGCCTGAACGTGGCGGTGAGCGCCGCCCTCCTCCTCTACGAGGCCCGGCGCCAGCGGGGAGGGTGAGGTGGCCCCCCTCCTGGCCCTGGTCCTCCTCCTTCTGGCCTTCCCCCAGGGCTGGCCTCCCCTGGCCCTGGGCGGGGGGCTCCTCCTCCTGGGCGGGCGCCTCTACCCTGGGGGCTTCCTCTGGCTGGCCTTCCTGCCGGGGCTCCTCCACGCCGGGGAAGCCCCCTTTCCCCTGTGGCTTCCGGAGTGGGCCCTCACCTCGGGGCTCCTCCTCCTCTTGGGCCTCTTCCTGGCCCTGCGGGAGAGGCCCCTGGCGAGCCTCTTCCTCCTCCCCCCGGCCCTCCTCCTCGGCCCCCCGGGGCTTTTCCTTCTCGGCCTCCTCCACGGGGCGAACCTCCTGGAGGGGGCCCTGGGGCGGGCCCGGGCGCGGGGGGAGGCTTTCCGGCTTGGCCTGCCCGGCCTGCTCGTCCCCTTTTTCTCCGCCCTTGCCCTGTTCCTTCTCGCCCCCTATCCCCTCCCCTGGCCCTCCGTTCCCCCGGGGCCGGGGGAAGGGATTCCGGCCCCTCTCCCCGGATCCCCCTCCGGGGCCCCGGGTGGAGGGGGTCCTGCCCCCCACGCGGGGGGTGGGGGGGGCCTGGCCCCCTGGGCCCTCTGGCTCCTGTGGGCCCTGGAGGGGGCCCTGCCCCTGGCCCTCCTCCTCCTGCTCCTGGCCCTCCTGCCCCTCCTCGGCCGGGGGAGGGCCCTCCCCTTCCGGGGCTTCCACCTCCTCCCCGTCCTCCTGGCCCTCCTGGCCGCCTCCCTCCTCCTCCTCTACCTGGGCACCCTGGGGGGTGGGGGGGCCGGGGGGGCGGGGGTCCCTCACCCCGCCGTCCCTGGGCCGGAGGCCCTGGGGGAAGGGAACCGGACGGTCCCGGAGCCCCGGGCCCGGGGAGAGGTGGGGGTGGCCCTGGCGGGCTTTGGCGCCCTCCTCACCCTGGCCCTCCTTCTGGCCCTGGCCCTTTTCCTCTGGCGGCAACCCCGGGGGGACGGGGAGGAGGCCAGGGGGGGCCGGGGGGGCGGGCGGGGCAGGTCCCGGCGGGAGGCCCTCCCCGAGGACCGGGTGCGCCGGGCCTACCTGCGGGCCCTCCTGGCCCTGAGGGCCTGGGGGCTTCCCCGGCGGGCTTGGGAGGGGCCTCTGGCCTACCAGGCCCGGGTGGCCGCCCGCTTCCCCGAGGTGGAGGGGGCCCTTTCCAGCCTCACCCGGCTCTACCTGCCCGTGCGCTACGGGGGGAGGGCGGGGGAGGAGGCGGCGGAGGAGGCGGAAACTTTTTTGGAGGCTATCCTTAGGTTATGCTCTACGAACGCGTCCGCAAGGCCCTAGAGGGGTGGGTCCTCCTGCGGGAGGAGACCTTGAGGCTTGCCCTGGCCACCCTGCTCTCCGGGGGCCACCTCCTCCTGGAGGACGTGCCCGGCACGGGCAAGACCACCTTCGCCAAGGCCCTGGCCCGGGTCCTGGGCCTCTCCTTCCGCCGCATCCAGATGACCCCCGACCTCCTGCCCCAGGACCTCACCGGGGTCTACCTCTACCGGGAGGGGAGCCTGGTGTGGCAGAAGGGCCCCCTCTTCGCCCAGGTCCTGCTGGTGGACGAGCTGAACCGGGCCACCCCCAGGACCCAGTCCGCCCTCCTCGAGGCCATGGGGGAGGGGCAGGTGACCCTGGAGGGGAGGAGCCACCCCCTGCCCGAGCCCTTCTTCGTCCTGGCCACCCAGAACCCGGTGGAGGAGGAGGGCACCTACCCCCTCCCCGTGGCCCAAAAGGACCGCTTCGCCGCCCGGCTCGCCCTGGGCTACCCCGACGAGAAGGCCCTTCTCCAGGCCCTGAGGGAGCGGGACCCCCTTTTGGGCCTGGAGGCGGTCACCGGGCCGGAGGAGGTTTTGGCCCTGCGGGGGGAGGTGCGGCGGGTTCGGGTCGCCGAGGAGCTTCTGGACTACCTCCTCGCCCTCTCCGCCTGGCTCCGGGGCCGGGAGGAGGTGCGGCTTGGCCCCTCCCCCAGGGCCCTTTTGCAGGTGGAGCGCCTGGCCCAGGCCCTGGCCTTTCTGGAGGGCCGCCCCTTCGCCGTCCCCGAGGATCTCCAGCGGGCTTTCCGGGCGGCCATCCCCCACCGCCTCCTCCTCCGCCTGGAGGCGGAGCTTTCCGGGGCGAGCCCGCAAGGGCTCTTGGCGCAGGCCCTCCAGGCGGTCCCCGCCCCGGTGGAGTGGGCCTAATGGGAAGCCTCCTGGCCCTCCTGGGGCTTGCCCTCCTCCTGGCCCTGTACCGGGCCCCCTGGCTGGCCCGGGCCCGGGCGGAGCTGCGGGGGCTTCCCCCGGGCTTCCCCGGCCAGGGGGGCGAGGGGGGGGCGGAGGTGGAGCTCGTTTGCCCCTTGCCCGTCCTCTTCCGGCTGGAAAGCCTGCCCTCGGCCCCCCTGGGCCTCGAGCCCCGGAGCGTTTCCGGGGTGGCCTGGGGGAGGACCCGGCTTCGCCTCCCCCTGCCCTGCCGCTACCGCAGGCGGGGGGAGCACCCGGTGCGCCTGGGCCTCCGCCTCCAGGGCCCCTTGGGCCTAGGGGAGAGGCGGCTCCTCCTGGAGCCGGGGCGGGTCCTGGTCTACCCCGCCCTCAGGGCCCTGCCCCCCTTCCACCCCGCCCCCAGCTTCTTCCTGGAGGGCAGGCCCACCCCCTTCGGCCTCCCGGACCCCCTCGAGGCCAAAGGCCTCCGCCCCTACCGGCCCGGGGACTCCCTGCGCCTCCTGGCCAGGAAGGCCAGCCTCCGCCGGGGCCAGCCCCTGGTGCGGGAGGTGGAGAAAAGCTTGCTGGGGAGCCTTTTCCTCCACCTGGACACCCAGGCCCTCCACCCCAGCTACCCCGACCACGCGGCGAGCCTGGCCGCCTGGCTTCTCCTGCAGGCGGAAAGGCGGGGGGAGCGCTACGGCCTCTCCGCGGGGGAGGTCCTCCCCCTGGGCCGGGGCAGGGCCCACCTGGAGCGGGCCCTGGTCCTCCTGGCCCGCCTAAAGGCCACCCCCGCGCCCGCCCTCCCGCCCCCGGCCCCCCCGGGAAGCACCTACCTCCTGGTGAGCCAGGGGGCGGAGGCGGCCTTCCTCCAGGCGGCCCTCCGGGGGGCGGCCCGGGCCCGGCGGGGGGTTTTGCTCCTCCTGCCCGAGGGCTACTTCCTCTACCCCGGGGAGAGGGGCCGCAGGGCCTTCGGCAAGACCCCGGGGCTGGAGCGGGCCCTGGCCCTGCGGGGCCTCCTCCTGGCCCACGGCCTGGAGCTTCGGGTGGTGCGGGGGCACGAGCCCCTCGCCCTACAATCCTCCCCTCAACCCCCTTGACAGGAAGGGCGGAGGAGGGAATAATAACCCTCGGTTTGACACTCTTACCCTTTGAGCGTCAAAGGAGGGAGTGGCTATGGCAGCGGAGGTGAAGACGGTGATCAAGCCCCTAGGCGACCGGGTGGTGGTGAAGCGGATCGAGGAGGAGCCCAAGACCAAGGGGGGCATCGTGCTCCCCGACACCGCCAAGGAGAAGCCCCAGAAGGGCAAGGTGATCGCGGTGGGCACGGGCCGGATCCTGGAGAACGGGCAGAAGGTGCCCCTCGAGGTCAAGGAGGGGGACATCGTGGTCTTCGCCAAGTACGGCGGCACCGAGATCGAGATCGAGGGGGAGGAATACGTGATCCTCTCCGAGCGCGACCTTCTGGCGGTTCTGGGCTAAGGGAGGTGAGGTATGGCTAAGGTCCTGGTGTTTGACGAGGCGGCCCGCCGGGCGCTGGAGCGCGGTGTGAACGCGGTGGCCGACGCGGTGAAGGTAACCCTGGGCCCCCGGGGCCGGAACGTGGTCCTGGAGAAGAAGTTCGGCTCCCCCTCCATCACCAAAGACGGGGTGACGGTGGCCAAGGAGATCGAGCTGGAGAACCACCTGGAGAACATCGGGGCCCAGCTCCTCAAGGAGGTGGCCTCCAAGACCAACGACGTGGCCGGTGACGGCACCACCACCGCCACCGTGCTGGCCCAGGCCATCGTGCGGGAGGGCCTGAAAAACGTGGCCGCCGGGGCTAACCCCCTGGCCCTCAAGCGGGGCATCGAGAAGGCGGTGGAG is a window from the Thermus thermamylovorans genome containing:
- a CDS encoding GNAT family N-acetyltransferase gives rise to the protein MGYVPPPTPQYGLEEGPVLLKDGRTALLRRATPKDLPLFVEFLGRLSPASLRMRFFSPISPEKAAELLLSAKPEEEKVTLIVLAGEPQRIVATGEYVRAKGEEAAEVAFLVEDAFQGKGLGTLLLERLALIAAKRGVRRFQAFVLAENRQMLNVFTESGFQVKAHRDGGEVEVEFEILLEERAAERFEWREKVSTLASLHPFFFPRGVAVVGASRDPESIGYRVLENLIFGRFQGPVYPVNEAIGKEGGTVGPLLAYPNVESIPGPVDLAVIAVPKERVLDALEACGRRGLRGAILLTTGFTEREARELADKARRLGMRLLGPGSLGLFHTHPEARLAAGLAPLPRPGPLALSSQSGTLGRAVMAYAEGMGLGVSAFVSLGAKTDISSNDLLQFWEEDERTRVILLYLEGFGNPRRFSRLARRIGKKKPILAVHPSRDPLVRALFAQAGVVRANSLEEAFDAAALLALGRLPGNNRVCLISNASGPSNLALEVLKEGGLEVEHVDLGSTARAEDFARALEEARRSEAGSLFLLFVPMGFMSEEEFLALVERAEGDKLFLACSMGATGPRARLLGQAALFRFPESAAIALARAWAYRAWREEPLHFPDFQDLRLEQARRLVEGKKALTEEEARSLLQAFGLPLGDGEGLALRLSAEPHPLFGPVLTLLLPTPLGNQVLGKRLSPLTEGDARELFRPLEGKADPAPYREIALRLSRLLEELPQVEGVSLDLAGPRVARFALRLHADPKPR
- a CDS encoding TrmH family RNA methyltransferase, translating into MRIQSPANPKVKALAALKERRERERTGLFLVEGRREVARALGAGLHLEALLLGPRATPEDRLLAGEAPLLELSQEAMERVSVRENPPPVMGVFRIPQRRLAEVRLPQAPLVLVLLGLEKPGNLGAILRAADGAGADLVLVAEGVDLYSPQAVRNSTGAAFALPVYPVPEGEAARFLEGAGLPLVAATPRGERLYWEGDYRGGVAFLLGAEDQGLPEAWLGRAQARVRIPMRGVADSLNVAVSAALLLYEARRQRGG
- a CDS encoding DUF4129 domain-containing protein gives rise to the protein MAPLLALVLLLLAFPQGWPPLALGGGLLLLGGRLYPGGFLWLAFLPGLLHAGEAPFPLWLPEWALTSGLLLLLGLFLALRERPLASLFLLPPALLLGPPGLFLLGLLHGANLLEGALGRARARGEAFRLGLPGLLVPFFSALALFLLAPYPLPWPSVPPGPGEGIPAPLPGSPSGAPGGGGPAPHAGGGGGLAPWALWLLWALEGALPLALLLLLLALLPLLGRGRALPFRGFHLLPVLLALLAASLLLLYLGTLGGGGAGGAGVPHPAVPGPEALGEGNRTVPEPRARGEVGVALAGFGALLTLALLLALALFLWRQPRGDGEEARGGRGGGRGRSRREALPEDRVRRAYLRALLALRAWGLPRRAWEGPLAYQARVAARFPEVEGALSSLTRLYLPVRYGGRAGEEAAEEAETFLEAILRLCSTNASARP
- a CDS encoding AAA family ATPase gives rise to the protein MLYERVRKALEGWVLLREETLRLALATLLSGGHLLLEDVPGTGKTTFAKALARVLGLSFRRIQMTPDLLPQDLTGVYLYREGSLVWQKGPLFAQVLLVDELNRATPRTQSALLEAMGEGQVTLEGRSHPLPEPFFVLATQNPVEEEGTYPLPVAQKDRFAARLALGYPDEKALLQALRERDPLLGLEAVTGPEEVLALRGEVRRVRVAEELLDYLLALSAWLRGREEVRLGPSPRALLQVERLAQALAFLEGRPFAVPEDLQRAFRAAIPHRLLLRLEAELSGASPQGLLAQALQAVPAPVEWA
- a CDS encoding DUF58 domain-containing protein, whose amino-acid sequence is MGSLLALLGLALLLALYRAPWLARARAELRGLPPGFPGQGGEGGAEVELVCPLPVLFRLESLPSAPLGLEPRSVSGVAWGRTRLRLPLPCRYRRRGEHPVRLGLRLQGPLGLGERRLLLEPGRVLVYPALRALPPFHPAPSFFLEGRPTPFGLPDPLEAKGLRPYRPGDSLRLLARKASLRRGQPLVREVEKSLLGSLFLHLDTQALHPSYPDHAASLAAWLLLQAERRGERYGLSAGEVLPLGRGRAHLERALVLLARLKATPAPALPPPAPPGSTYLLVSQGAEAAFLQAALRGAARARRGVLLLLPEGYFLYPGERGRRAFGKTPGLERALALRGLLLAHGLELRVVRGHEPLALQSSPQPP
- the groES gene encoding co-chaperone GroES, with the translated sequence MAAEVKTVIKPLGDRVVVKRIEEEPKTKGGIVLPDTAKEKPQKGKVIAVGTGRILENGQKVPLEVKEGDIVVFAKYGGTEIEIEGEEYVILSERDLLAVLG